In Fundidesulfovibrio magnetotacticus, a single window of DNA contains:
- a CDS encoding flagellar biosynthesis protein FlhF, which produces MRVKTFRGASAAQVMAQIKKELGPEAVILSNQTRREDGRQICEIMAAVEPAQEVGGFPGQDSDDLPGAGPGPRGAGWEREWREMKDHLSALLKPHMSLDGLAPRQRMAMEYLEREGVDEAHLVGLLRKLKASPGVSILAELGRLARVKPYGQFHERFQLAAGPSGAGKTTVLARMALEARRLHPEKRIGILNCDGRGAGGKAILKRYAELSGITFADATEPEDFNKVLLACRNFDTIFVDLPSLPQGRTLAQWLAERSLAGRDDVAVHLVLPPYMAQGHYESLWKRHASDLVKSIVWTKLDEADSFGALINVGHMTGLPASALSYGPGAAGSMSPADSQALWRLVFSHQMPTAQTPSGSQEQAA; this is translated from the coding sequence ATGCGGGTTAAGACCTTCCGAGGCGCGAGCGCCGCCCAGGTGATGGCCCAGATCAAGAAGGAACTGGGGCCGGAAGCCGTCATCCTCTCCAACCAGACCAGGCGGGAGGACGGCAGGCAGATCTGCGAGATCATGGCCGCGGTGGAACCCGCGCAGGAAGTTGGCGGCTTCCCCGGTCAGGATTCCGACGACCTCCCCGGCGCGGGCCCCGGCCCGCGCGGCGCGGGCTGGGAGCGCGAATGGCGCGAAATGAAAGACCACCTCTCGGCCCTGCTCAAGCCCCACATGAGCCTCGATGGCCTGGCCCCCCGCCAGCGCATGGCCATGGAATACCTGGAGCGCGAGGGCGTGGACGAGGCGCATCTGGTGGGGCTGCTGCGCAAGCTCAAGGCCTCGCCCGGCGTCTCCATTCTGGCCGAACTGGGCAGGCTCGCCCGCGTGAAGCCCTACGGACAGTTTCACGAGCGCTTCCAACTGGCGGCAGGCCCCTCGGGCGCGGGCAAGACCACCGTGCTGGCCCGCATGGCCCTGGAGGCCCGGCGGCTCCATCCCGAAAAACGCATCGGCATCCTCAACTGCGACGGCCGGGGCGCTGGCGGGAAAGCCATCCTCAAACGCTACGCCGAGCTTTCGGGCATCACCTTCGCCGACGCCACCGAACCCGAGGACTTCAACAAGGTGCTCCTCGCCTGCCGAAATTTTGACACCATCTTCGTGGACCTGCCCTCCCTCCCCCAGGGCCGCACCCTGGCCCAATGGCTGGCCGAACGCTCCCTGGCGGGGCGCGACGACGTGGCCGTGCACCTGGTGCTGCCCCCCTACATGGCCCAGGGCCACTACGAATCCCTCTGGAAGCGCCACGCCTCCGACCTGGTGAAAAGCATCGTCTGGACGAAACTGGACGAAGCGGATAGCTTCGGGGCGCTGATCAACGTGGGCCACATGACCGGACTGCCCGCTTCGGCGCTCTCCTACGGCCCCGGGGCGGCCGGGTCCATGTCCCCCGCCGACTCCCAGGCCCTCTGGCGGCTGGTGTTCTCCCACCAGATGCCCACCGCCCAAACCCCGTCCGGCTCGCAGGAGCAGGCCGCATGA
- a CDS encoding FliA/WhiG family RNA polymerase sigma factor: protein METSSSSGKNSSSKSSPWLSFEAGARLWQDFGQSERQEIVRHYSPKIKLLALRLKAKLPPSVELGELLSAGALGLMEALGRYKPELGIKFETFAESRIKGAMLDELRKLDWFSRGQRHRVRIIDDAMRRMEAASDKTPSAESLAQATGLTVKEVNQAMEAMQSQLCLSLDAISENLTSFKQQQIDNEPYKSAALKEIVDKLALLIDELTPREQLVLSLYYVEELNMRETSEVMGITEGRVSQLHSQALAKLRGKFHAQYGIVDA from the coding sequence ATGGAAACATCAAGTTCTTCTGGAAAAAACTCCTCTTCCAAGAGCAGTCCGTGGCTTAGCTTCGAGGCCGGGGCCAGGCTCTGGCAGGACTTCGGTCAGTCCGAACGCCAGGAGATCGTGCGGCACTACTCGCCCAAGATCAAACTGCTCGCCCTGCGCCTCAAGGCCAAGCTGCCCCCCAGCGTGGAACTGGGCGAACTGCTCAGCGCCGGCGCCCTCGGGCTCATGGAGGCCCTGGGCCGCTACAAGCCGGAGCTGGGCATCAAGTTCGAGACCTTCGCCGAATCGCGCATCAAGGGCGCCATGCTCGACGAGCTGCGCAAGCTCGACTGGTTCAGCCGGGGCCAGCGCCACCGCGTGCGCATCATCGACGACGCCATGCGCCGCATGGAGGCAGCCTCCGACAAGACCCCCAGCGCCGAGTCGCTGGCCCAGGCCACCGGGCTCACCGTCAAGGAAGTCAACCAGGCCATGGAGGCCATGCAGAGCCAGCTCTGCCTGAGCCTGGACGCCATTTCCGAAAACCTCACCTCCTTCAAGCAGCAGCAGATCGACAACGAACCCTACAAATCGGCGGCGCTCAAAGAAATCGTTGACAAACTCGCGCTGCTTATTGATGAACTGACGCCAAGGGAGCAACTCGTGCTCTCCCTGTACTACGTGGAAGAACTCAACATGCGCGAGACCAGCGAGGTCATGGGCATCACCGAGGGCAGGGTCTCCCAGCTGCATTCCCAAGCCCTTGCCAAGCTGCGCGGCAAATTCCACGCGCAATACGGCATCGTAGACGCTTAG
- a CDS encoding CHAT domain-containing tetratricopeptide repeat protein: MSGVRFLASLAVCAVLLSCGCSTYKTFTLLRDEKPQEALPLAEKALAEHEASYGPDSTLVGYDAVILGETYRRLGEYEKARLTLDKALGIFLRKEGENGKNVLFVRYMVAEIPYHKGDFAKAEALFKELVPQAEKVGGPNDQTLAKCLANLATIHADQGRFAEAKGEAERALAILIKTDGAGSEIVAAVRTAMSQVCMGMEDLACARDQLEMAKATREKLWGPGNINTAISYGNLAVLYAKLKDYQRSEEYSLKAMGVLEKNLPPDHPHIASLRNNLSFVYQNTGRQAEALKFSTQAMESTLKTQGAEHPDMALRLNNMAVDHFATGDIAKATELMGQAVGIVERTLGPNHPTLAQLLNNQAGLFYMAGRVQDGLKLLERAKAISAAALGKTSEYYSDTCYMRGLLEADRKAWKPALEALREGQEADDALIDRVMGFATDQNKLTYLQGNRYRVDAFLSLALDHLRQDGNVRSEAMNLWLRRKGAVLEAQKQFQEALVVDATPEVRKQYEELSSVRSRLASLSMAAGGGEGAQKEIARLEARKAELENKLASLSRGFAKQKRAAEVSTATLAQALPKGSALVEFSRFRGYDFAKRANQPDRYLAFVLASGNATPSMVDLGPAQPIDEAAAGFVKSVRDAANSGKPAEQETQRYTTALHDLVFKPLRASLAQARQVFLSPDGALNLFPFEILTPQGGKPLLEEFSFSYLSAGRDMLAFDAQGLSNAAAGTGKPALFGDPDFNLGLKELAVQAKSMGYEPTRGGNVSRALRGQSFRRLPGTATEVRAIKGQLADAQVFLGASALEEALLTLKRPRVLHLATHGFFLEGGEAEGQRSGILPTRAAGPESENPLLRSGVLLAGANSAIKQGGSEGVVTAEKLLSLNLNGTELVVLSACETGLGDVKNGEGVFGLRRALLQAGAQGLVMSLWSVPDRETGELMAAFYRNLATGKMTRPQALRQAMQEQRTIVRERHGSDNPYYWGAFVYLGEP; this comes from the coding sequence ATGTCCGGCGTCCGCTTCCTGGCGTCCCTGGCCGTGTGCGCCGTGCTGTTGTCATGCGGCTGCTCCACCTACAAGACCTTCACCCTCCTGCGCGACGAGAAACCCCAGGAGGCCCTGCCCCTGGCCGAAAAGGCCCTGGCCGAGCACGAGGCGTCCTACGGCCCGGATTCCACCCTGGTGGGCTACGACGCCGTGATCCTGGGCGAGACGTACCGTCGCCTGGGCGAATACGAGAAGGCGCGGCTGACCCTCGACAAGGCCCTGGGCATCTTCCTTCGCAAGGAGGGGGAGAACGGCAAGAACGTGCTCTTCGTGCGCTACATGGTGGCGGAAATCCCCTATCATAAAGGCGATTTCGCCAAGGCCGAGGCCCTGTTCAAGGAACTGGTCCCGCAGGCCGAAAAGGTTGGCGGCCCCAACGATCAGACCCTTGCCAAATGCCTGGCCAACCTGGCCACCATCCACGCCGACCAGGGGCGCTTCGCCGAGGCCAAGGGCGAGGCCGAGCGCGCCCTGGCCATTCTCATCAAAACGGACGGCGCCGGCTCGGAGATCGTTGCCGCCGTGCGCACCGCGATGTCCCAGGTCTGCATGGGCATGGAGGATCTGGCCTGCGCCCGCGACCAGTTGGAGATGGCCAAGGCCACCCGCGAAAAGCTCTGGGGGCCGGGCAACATCAACACCGCCATCTCCTACGGCAACCTGGCCGTGCTCTACGCCAAGCTCAAGGACTACCAGCGCTCCGAGGAATACAGCCTCAAGGCCATGGGCGTGCTCGAGAAGAACCTGCCGCCGGACCATCCCCATATCGCCTCGCTGCGCAACAACCTCTCCTTCGTCTACCAGAATACCGGACGCCAGGCCGAGGCCCTCAAATTCTCCACCCAGGCCATGGAGTCCACCCTCAAGACCCAGGGCGCGGAGCACCCCGACATGGCCCTGCGGCTGAACAACATGGCCGTGGACCACTTCGCCACGGGAGACATCGCCAAGGCCACGGAACTCATGGGACAGGCCGTGGGCATCGTGGAGCGCACCCTGGGCCCCAACCATCCCACGCTGGCGCAGCTTCTCAACAACCAGGCGGGGCTGTTTTACATGGCCGGACGCGTTCAGGATGGCCTCAAGCTCCTGGAGCGCGCAAAGGCCATCAGCGCTGCCGCTCTGGGCAAGACCAGCGAATACTATTCCGACACCTGCTACATGCGCGGTCTCCTCGAGGCCGACCGCAAAGCCTGGAAACCTGCCCTGGAAGCCCTCCGCGAGGGCCAGGAGGCCGACGACGCCCTCATCGACCGAGTGATGGGCTTCGCCACCGATCAGAACAAGCTCACCTACCTCCAGGGCAACCGCTACCGCGTGGACGCCTTCCTCTCGCTGGCGCTGGATCACCTGCGCCAGGACGGCAACGTCCGCTCCGAGGCCATGAATCTCTGGCTGCGCCGCAAGGGCGCGGTGCTGGAGGCCCAGAAGCAGTTCCAGGAAGCCTTGGTGGTGGACGCGACCCCCGAGGTGCGCAAACAGTACGAAGAACTCTCCTCGGTACGCTCCCGCCTGGCCTCCCTGAGCATGGCCGCAGGCGGAGGCGAGGGCGCGCAGAAGGAAATCGCCCGCCTGGAAGCCCGCAAGGCCGAACTTGAAAACAAGCTGGCCTCCCTGAGCCGCGGCTTCGCCAAACAGAAGCGCGCCGCCGAAGTCTCCACCGCCACACTGGCCCAGGCCCTGCCCAAGGGCTCGGCCCTGGTGGAGTTCAGCCGCTTCCGGGGCTACGACTTCGCCAAACGCGCCAATCAGCCTGATCGCTATCTTGCTTTCGTGCTCGCCTCGGGCAACGCCACGCCGTCCATGGTGGACCTGGGACCGGCCCAGCCCATCGACGAGGCCGCCGCGGGATTCGTGAAGAGCGTGCGCGACGCGGCCAACTCCGGGAAACCCGCCGAACAGGAGACCCAGCGCTACACCACGGCCCTTCACGATCTGGTCTTCAAACCCCTGCGCGCCTCCCTGGCCCAGGCCCGCCAGGTGTTCCTCTCGCCGGACGGCGCGCTGAACCTCTTCCCCTTCGAGATCCTCACCCCGCAGGGCGGCAAACCCCTCCTGGAAGAATTCTCCTTCTCCTATCTCTCCGCAGGGCGCGACATGCTGGCCTTCGACGCCCAGGGCCTCTCCAACGCCGCCGCCGGGACAGGCAAGCCCGCCCTTTTCGGCGACCCGGACTTCAACCTGGGCTTGAAGGAACTCGCCGTCCAGGCCAAAAGCATGGGCTACGAGCCCACGCGCGGAGGCAACGTCTCCCGGGCGCTGCGCGGCCAGAGCTTCCGCAGGCTGCCGGGCACGGCCACGGAAGTCCGGGCCATCAAGGGACAACTGGCGGATGCCCAGGTGTTCCTGGGCGCCAGCGCCCTGGAAGAGGCGCTTCTCACGCTCAAGAGGCCGCGCGTGCTCCACCTGGCCACCCACGGCTTCTTCCTGGAGGGCGGCGAGGCCGAAGGCCAACGCTCCGGCATCCTGCCCACGCGCGCGGCAGGCCCCGAAAGCGAAAACCCGCTCCTGCGCTCCGGCGTGCTCCTGGCGGGCGCCAACAGCGCCATCAAACAGGGCGGCAGCGAAGGAGTGGTCACCGCGGAAAAACTCCTGAGCCTCAACCTCAACGGCACGGAACTCGTGGTGCTTTCCGCCTGCGAAACCGGACTGGGCGACGTGAAAAACGGCGAAGGCGTCTTCGGACTGCGCCGCGCCCTGCTCCAGGCCGGAGCGCAAGGCCTCGTCATGAGCCTCTGGAGCGTCCCCGACCGCGAAACCGGCGAACTCATGGCCGCCTTCTACCGCAACCTCGCCACCGGCAAGATGACCCGGCCACAGGCCCTGCGCCAGGCCATGCAGGAACAGCGGACAATCGTGCGCGAACGGCACGGATCCGACAACCCGTACTACTGGGGAGCCTTCGTTTATCTGGGCGAACCCTGA
- a CDS encoding chemotaxis response regulator CheY has translation MAVNKDMRVLVVDDFSTMRRIIKNILRQLGFTNIIEADDGTTAWETLNKDRIDFVISDWNMPKMPGIELLRKVRSSEEFAAMPFLMVTAEAQQENIIEAVQAKVSNYIVKPFTAETLSQKIEKIFEK, from the coding sequence ATGGCCGTGAACAAGGACATGCGCGTGCTCGTCGTGGACGACTTCTCCACCATGCGACGCATCATCAAGAACATCCTGCGGCAGCTCGGCTTCACCAACATCATCGAAGCCGACGACGGCACCACGGCCTGGGAGACCCTCAACAAGGACAGGATCGACTTCGTCATCTCCGACTGGAACATGCCCAAGATGCCCGGCATCGAACTGCTGCGCAAGGTGCGCTCCAGCGAGGAATTCGCCGCCATGCCCTTCCTGATGGTCACGGCCGAGGCCCAGCAGGAGAACATCATCGAGGCCGTCCAGGCCAAGGTGTCCAACTACATCGTCAAGCCGTTCACGGCCGAGACGCTCAGCCAGAAGATCGAAAAGATCTTCGAAAAATAA
- a CDS encoding MinD/ParA family protein has translation MNDAPNRLPLVFTVTSGKGGVGKTNISVNLALSLSRMGRRVVLLDADLGLANVDVLLGLAPDLNIFHLFHKGVSLKQVLYKTPFGFHILPASSGVAEMLSLSTGQKLDLLEAMDYLEDRIDYLIVDTGAGIGDNVLYFNMAARERLLVLTTEPTSLTDAYALVKVMHLNHAVNRFRVVVNMAPSEKAAKQVFSKLYAACDHFLDGISLDFVDYIPHDAAVRQAVIRQVPFCHMAPEAPASLKVADVARKITGWDSDAHLDGNIKFFWKKLLFQEQSVA, from the coding sequence ATGAACGACGCCCCCAACAGACTCCCCCTCGTGTTCACCGTCACCTCCGGCAAGGGAGGGGTGGGCAAGACCAACATCTCCGTGAACCTGGCCCTCTCGCTTTCGCGCATGGGCCGCCGCGTGGTGCTCCTGGACGCCGACCTTGGCCTGGCCAACGTGGACGTGCTCCTGGGTCTGGCCCCGGACCTGAACATCTTCCACCTGTTCCACAAGGGCGTGAGCCTCAAGCAGGTGCTCTACAAGACGCCCTTCGGCTTCCATATCCTGCCCGCATCCTCGGGCGTGGCCGAGATGCTCTCGCTCTCAACGGGCCAGAAGCTCGACCTGCTCGAAGCCATGGACTACCTTGAGGACCGCATCGACTACCTCATCGTGGACACCGGCGCGGGCATCGGCGACAATGTGCTCTATTTCAACATGGCCGCCCGGGAACGCCTGCTGGTCTTGACCACGGAACCCACTTCGCTTACCGACGCCTATGCGCTGGTGAAGGTGATGCACCTCAACCACGCGGTGAACCGCTTCCGGGTGGTGGTGAACATGGCCCCCTCGGAAAAGGCGGCGAAACAGGTGTTCAGCAAGCTCTACGCCGCGTGCGACCACTTCCTCGATGGGATTTCGCTGGATTTTGTGGATTATATCCCGCATGATGCAGCCGTGAGGCAGGCCGTGATCCGTCAGGTTCCGTTCTGTCACATGGCCCCGGAAGCCCCCGCCAGCCTGAAAGTGGCGGATGTCGCGCGAAAAATCACCGGATGGGACTCGGACGCGCACCTCGATGGAAACATCAAGTTCTTCTGGAAAAAACTCCTCTTCCAAGAGCAGTCCGTGGCTTAG
- a CDS encoding DUF1318 domain-containing protein: MIAARKTYLAMVLLAALAGACATVNVNFPASEVAQSADLLVADAFATRNMVATRGPGQTLRIDSVPNPAVKSTMEAILGRQASLKPLYDEGCVGIGSDGYLSLRPGAESCAKQADLTKALVGDDNADRKALYEALAADLKVRKADVPRIGTIYAKAWRDNARPGWWVQAEDGSWSKK; this comes from the coding sequence ATGATCGCGGCCCGAAAGACGTACCTGGCTATGGTCCTCCTGGCGGCGCTGGCCGGAGCGTGCGCCACGGTGAACGTCAACTTCCCGGCCAGCGAGGTGGCCCAGAGCGCCGACCTGCTGGTGGCCGACGCCTTCGCCACGCGTAACATGGTGGCCACGCGCGGCCCGGGCCAGACCCTGCGCATCGACTCCGTGCCCAACCCCGCGGTGAAGTCCACCATGGAGGCCATCCTGGGCCGGCAGGCCAGCCTCAAACCGTTGTACGACGAGGGCTGCGTGGGCATCGGCAGCGACGGCTACCTCTCCCTGCGCCCCGGCGCCGAATCCTGCGCCAAGCAGGCCGACCTGACCAAGGCCCTCGTGGGCGACGACAACGCCGACCGCAAGGCCCTCTACGAAGCCCTGGCCGCCGACCTCAAGGTCCGCAAGGCCGACGTGCCGCGCATCGGCACCATCTACGCCAAGGCCTGGCGCGACAACGCCCGCCCCGGCTGGTGGGTGCAGGCCGAGGACGGCAGCTGGTCCAAGAAGTAG
- a CDS encoding flagellar basal body-associated FliL family protein, whose translation MVPAPPPDDPGATGPRSQAFVAEDSEQTKAKLDDAELSTTGSPRALQKVELDLDDAPFLEEEEELPPPPEELPKAPAPQPLGDVPVKLPLWKNKKVILGAAALLLILIGFCGWWFFLRADEPPPPPPPPPPVVEPPKPVEPPPPPPPADIFVPMAPFLVEKSDEKGATKILSLKVKLVYKEDPRLAQEIQAKTFSLRDGLYYNLKNKSFALLTDKDSVEQLRDELRGVVNNYLNTGQIDQILFEELLVK comes from the coding sequence ATGGTCCCTGCCCCTCCCCCAGACGATCCAGGTGCGACCGGTCCCCGTTCGCAGGCCTTCGTCGCGGAAGACTCCGAACAGACCAAGGCCAAGCTCGACGACGCCGAACTCTCCACCACCGGCTCCCCGCGCGCCCTGCAGAAGGTGGAGTTGGACCTGGACGACGCCCCCTTTCTCGAAGAGGAAGAGGAACTTCCACCGCCGCCCGAGGAACTCCCCAAAGCCCCCGCGCCGCAACCGCTCGGCGATGTCCCCGTCAAACTGCCCCTGTGGAAAAACAAAAAGGTGATCCTGGGCGCGGCGGCGCTCCTCCTGATTCTCATCGGCTTCTGCGGCTGGTGGTTCTTCCTGCGCGCCGACGAGCCGCCGCCTCCTCCTCCGCCGCCGCCTCCCGTCGTGGAGCCCCCGAAACCGGTGGAACCGCCGCCGCCACCGCCGCCTGCGGACATCTTCGTGCCCATGGCCCCCTTCCTGGTCGAAAAATCCGACGAGAAAGGCGCCACCAAGATCCTTTCGCTGAAGGTGAAACTGGTCTACAAAGAAGACCCGCGTCTCGCACAGGAAATCCAGGCAAAAACCTTCTCCCTGCGAGACGGCCTCTACTACAACCTCAAGAATAAATCTTTCGCCCTGCTGACCGATAAGGATTCCGTGGAACAACTCCGCGACGAACTGCGAGGGGTGGTGAACAACTACCTCAACACCGGACAGATCGATCAGATCCTTTTCGAAGAACTGCTGGTGAAGTAA
- a CDS encoding FadR/GntR family transcriptional regulator: protein MLDDAHHARFMEMQVARRPGRIRDVMEFRLLLEPEVAALAARRRTPEDLERLRRVLEEQDRCADADFAGLDARFHMALARCTGNEVVWETAAMLRDLVSESRAAPLITEARRAGSLHDHRLILEALEQGDPRACREAMREHLLHTGEEAGQAAARKG, encoded by the coding sequence ATGCTCGACGACGCCCACCACGCGCGCTTCATGGAAATGCAGGTCGCCCGAAGGCCCGGGCGCATCCGCGACGTCATGGAATTCCGGCTGCTCCTGGAGCCCGAGGTGGCCGCCCTGGCCGCCCGTCGGCGCACGCCGGAAGATTTGGAGCGGCTGCGCCGCGTTCTGGAGGAGCAGGATCGCTGCGCCGACGCCGATTTCGCCGGGCTGGACGCGCGCTTCCACATGGCCCTGGCGCGCTGCACCGGCAACGAGGTTGTCTGGGAGACGGCCGCCATGCTGCGCGATCTCGTTTCCGAGAGCCGTGCGGCCCCGCTCATCACCGAAGCCCGTCGCGCGGGCTCCCTCCACGACCACCGGCTCATCCTGGAGGCCCTGGAACAGGGCGACCCCCGGGCCTGCCGCGAGGCCATGCGCGAACACCTGCTGCACACCGGCGAAGAGGCCGGACAGGCGGCCGCCCGCAAGGGCTGA
- a CDS encoding NADH-quinone oxidoreductase subunit N, with product MNACLLAPEIGMALLALAFFLETLGYQALKPLRGAMVWMAGGVALLALLALGARGNLFSGVYVVDALSQYFKLAVALGFAVVTAMGPRPASVEEDKRPDYFMLLAVSALGLMLLASSAELTTMYLSLELASLSLYAVAPLRAGSRAAAEAGVKYILYGAMVTALALYGLSLVMAAQHTTYLAELATKPWSVAQAPLAVLGLSLYLCGFLFKLALFPFHFWCPDVYQGVGNETAAFVSTLPKLGAVAVLVRLVGEIGMNGQLASTLAVLAALSMTAGNLSALVQRDLKRMLGYSSVSHAGFAVMGLVAGGPEGLASATFYAACYLLMNLAAFFVICRLDFAGENPTLESLDGLSKRSPGSAFVLLVAAFSLVGLPPTAGFTGKFFLLGSLWGRGHDWLVIVAVLNTAVAIYYYLNMVRHAYTAEPAEVPAGAPEPALLSRPRAWLGGSLAALLLAAGLYPAPLFDMALAAARLATP from the coding sequence ATGAACGCCTGTCTCCTGGCTCCCGAGATCGGCATGGCCCTCCTGGCCCTGGCCTTCTTCCTGGAAACCCTGGGCTATCAGGCGCTCAAGCCTTTGCGCGGGGCCATGGTCTGGATGGCCGGGGGCGTGGCCCTGCTGGCGCTCCTGGCGCTTGGCGCGCGCGGCAACCTCTTCTCCGGGGTCTACGTGGTGGACGCCCTCTCGCAGTATTTCAAGCTGGCCGTGGCCCTGGGCTTCGCGGTGGTGACGGCCATGGGGCCGCGCCCGGCCTCGGTGGAGGAAGACAAGCGGCCGGACTACTTCATGCTGCTGGCCGTCTCGGCCCTGGGCCTGATGCTCTTGGCCTCGTCCGCCGAACTGACCACCATGTACCTGTCGCTGGAACTGGCGTCCCTGAGCCTCTACGCCGTGGCCCCGCTGCGCGCGGGCAGCCGCGCGGCGGCGGAGGCGGGCGTGAAGTACATCCTCTACGGGGCCATGGTCACGGCGCTGGCGCTCTACGGGCTCTCGCTCGTCATGGCCGCCCAGCACACCACGTATCTGGCGGAGCTGGCCACCAAGCCCTGGAGCGTGGCCCAGGCCCCCCTGGCGGTGCTGGGGCTCTCGCTCTACCTGTGCGGATTCCTCTTCAAGCTGGCGTTGTTCCCGTTCCACTTCTGGTGCCCGGACGTGTACCAGGGCGTGGGCAACGAGACGGCGGCCTTCGTCTCCACCCTGCCCAAGCTGGGGGCCGTGGCGGTGCTGGTGCGCCTGGTGGGCGAGATCGGCATGAACGGGCAGCTGGCCTCCACCCTGGCGGTGCTGGCCGCGCTCTCCATGACCGCCGGGAACCTCTCGGCCCTGGTGCAGCGGGACCTGAAGCGCATGCTGGGCTATTCGAGCGTCTCCCACGCGGGCTTCGCCGTGATGGGCCTCGTGGCGGGCGGCCCCGAGGGGTTGGCCTCGGCCACGTTCTACGCCGCCTGCTACCTGCTCATGAACCTGGCGGCCTTCTTCGTGATCTGCCGCCTGGACTTCGCGGGCGAGAACCCCACCCTGGAGAGCCTGGACGGACTCTCCAAACGCTCGCCGGGTTCGGCCTTCGTGCTGCTGGTGGCGGCCTTCTCCCTGGTGGGCCTGCCGCCCACGGCCGGGTTCACGGGCAAGTTCTTCCTGCTGGGTTCGCTGTGGGGCAGGGGGCACGACTGGCTGGTGATCGTGGCCGTGCTCAACACGGCCGTGGCCATCTACTACTATCTGAACATGGTGCGCCACGCCTACACGGCCGAGCCCGCCGAGGTTCCGGCCGGAGCGCCCGAACCGGCGCTGCTCTCCAGGCCCCGCGCCTGGCTTGGCGGTTCCCTGGCGGCGCTGCTCCTGGCGGCGGGGCTCTATCCCGCGCCGCTCTTCGACATGGCCCTGGCGGCCGCGCGCCTGGCGACGCCCTGA